In a single window of the Raphanus sativus cultivar WK10039 chromosome 9, ASM80110v3, whole genome shotgun sequence genome:
- the LOC108827010 gene encoding ubiquitin-conjugating enzyme E2 30 isoform X2 encodes MASRRINKELRDLQKDPPASCSAGPVGDDMYHWQATIMGPTDSPFAGGVFLVSIHFPPDYPFKPPKVSFRTKVYHPNVNSNGSICLDILKEQWSPALTLSKVLLSICSLLTDPNPDDPLVPEIANIYKTDRTKYENTARSWTQKYAMG; translated from the exons ATGGCTTCGAGAAGAATTAACAAGGAGCTTAGGGACCTGCAAAAGGACCCTCCTGCCTCTTGCAGCGCCG GTCCTGTGGGTGATGATATGTACCACTGGCAAGCAACTATTATGGGTCCCACTGATAGCCCATTCGCCGGAGGTGTCTTTCTTGTTTCCATTCACTTCCCTCCAGATTACCCCTTCAAGCCACCTAAG GTTTCCTTCCGCACCAAGGTTTATCACCCCAATGTCAACAGTAATGGCAGTATCTGTCTTGACATTCTGAAAGAGCAATGGAGCCCTGCACTTACCCTATCCAAG GTTCTGCTGTCGATATGCTCATTGCTGACAGATCCAAACCCTGATGATCCTCTGGTTCCTGAAATAGCTAACATCTACAAGACAGACCGTACCAAGTACGAGAACACTGCCCGATCCTGGACCCAGAAGTATGCAATGGGATGA
- the LOC108827010 gene encoding ubiquitin-conjugating enzyme E2 30 isoform X1 yields MLCLCLIKNRWRFLFIGSGFDCFVAKHRQQRGGLISRAMASRRINKELRDLQKDPPASCSAGPVGDDMYHWQATIMGPTDSPFAGGVFLVSIHFPPDYPFKPPKVSFRTKVYHPNVNSNGSICLDILKEQWSPALTLSKVLLSICSLLTDPNPDDPLVPEIANIYKTDRTKYENTARSWTQKYAMG; encoded by the exons ATGCTTTGCCTCTGTTTGATTAAAAACA GATGGAGATTTCTTTTTATTGGATCAGGCTTTGATTGTTTTGTAGCTAAGCACAGGCAGCAGCGAGGAGGACTAATCTCACGCGCTATGGCTTCGAGAAGAATTAACAAGGAGCTTAGGGACCTGCAAAAGGACCCTCCTGCCTCTTGCAGCGCCG GTCCTGTGGGTGATGATATGTACCACTGGCAAGCAACTATTATGGGTCCCACTGATAGCCCATTCGCCGGAGGTGTCTTTCTTGTTTCCATTCACTTCCCTCCAGATTACCCCTTCAAGCCACCTAAG GTTTCCTTCCGCACCAAGGTTTATCACCCCAATGTCAACAGTAATGGCAGTATCTGTCTTGACATTCTGAAAGAGCAATGGAGCCCTGCACTTACCCTATCCAAG GTTCTGCTGTCGATATGCTCATTGCTGACAGATCCAAACCCTGATGATCCTCTGGTTCCTGAAATAGCTAACATCTACAAGACAGACCGTACCAAGTACGAGAACACTGCCCGATCCTGGACCCAGAAGTATGCAATGGGATGA
- the LOC108823682 gene encoding KH domain-containing protein At5g56140, producing the protein MMMMTSLGGGGGGGVGGGGGGRFMTYSSSLSVPPSAPHSPSYSGGLRSQSSVFVEQEKYLSELLEERHKLTPFFPVLPHARRLLNQEIMRVTTLLENATVLSQSGLSPLGNGRIFQNARADLSGWGASQFPSERSVPSSPGPNWLNSPGSPSGLIAKRTIRIDIPADDYPNYNFVGRLLGPRGNSLKRVEASTDCRVLIRGRGSIKDPVQEEMMRGKPGFEHLNEQLHILVEAELPIEIVDARLMQAREILDDLLTPMEETHDFYKKQQLRELALLNGTLRDEGSPMSGSVSPYNSLGMKRAKTREV; encoded by the exons atgatgatgatgacgtcgctcggtggtggtggaggtggtggagtTGGTGGTGGCGGCGGAGGGAGGTTTATGACGTATTCGTCGTCTCTTTCGGTTCCTCCTTCTGCTCCTCATTCCCCTAGCTACTCGGGTGGTCTACGATCACAGTCTTCTGTGTTCGTTGAACAAGAGAA GTATCTTTCAGAGCTACTTGAAGAGCGTCATAAGCTTACTCCATTCTTTCCCGTTCTTCCACATGCACGTCGCCTATTAAACCAGG agaTTATGCGTGTAACCACACTGTTGGAGAATGCCACAGTTTTGAGTCAGAGTGGGCTTAGCCCTCTAGGTAATGGAAGGATATTTCAGAATGCAAGAGCTGACTTGAGCGGATGGGGAGCCTCACAGTTTCCATCAGAA AGATCTGTTCCATCGTCTCCTGGACCAAACTGGCTTAACTCACCTGGTAGTCCGTCTGGTCTGATCGCTAAGCGAACAATCAGGATCGATATTCCAGCCGATGATTATCCAAAT TACAATTTCGTTGGTCGCCTCCTTGGTCCTAGAGGAAACTCCCTAAAACGAGTTGAAGCAAGCACTGATTGTCGTGTTCTTATAAGAGGAAGAGGCAGCATAAAAGATCCTGTTCAG GAGGAAATGATGAGAGGGAAACCTGGATTCGAGCACTTAAATGAGCAACTTCATATCTTAGTCGAAGCAGAGTTACCGATTGAAATAGTGGATGCACGTCTCATGCAAGCTCGCGAGATACTCGATGATCTTCTTACTCCTATG GAGGAAACGCATGATTTCTACAAGAAACAACAGCTGAGAGAGCTAGCGTTACTCAACGGAACTCTTCGTGATGAAGGATCTCCAATGTCTGGTTCTGTTTCTCCGTACAACAGCCTCGGTATGAAGAGAGCCAAAACAAGAGAAGTGTAG
- the LOC108823681 gene encoding THO complex subunit 3 produces MEETIPFKNLHSREYQGHKKKVHSVAWNSNGTKLASGSVDQTARVWTIEPHGHSKIKDLELKGHTDSVDQLCWDPKHSDLVATASGDKSVRLWDARSGKCTQQAELSGENINITYRPDGTHIAVGNRDDELTILDVRKFNKSLYKRKFSYEVNEIAWNMSGDLFFLTTGLGTVEVLSYPLEKMQNDLKPVDTLTAHTAGCYCIAIDPKGRYFAVGSADSLVSLWDMSDMLCLRTFTKLDSPVRTISFNHSGEYIASASEDLFIDIANVQTGRTVHQIPCRAAMNSVEWNPKYNLLAYAGDDKSAKYYGDEGVFRIFGFDSS; encoded by the exons ATGGAGGAGACGATTCCTTTCAAGAATCTTCATAGCAGAGAGTATCAAGGTCACAAGAAGAAG GTACATTCGGTGGCTTGGAACTCTAATGGGACAAAGCTTGCTTCTGGTTCCGTTGACCAAACAGCTCGTGTTTGGACCATTGAACCTCACGGTCAT AGTAAAATTAAGGACCTTGAGCTAAAGGGACATACTGATAGTGTGGATCAGCTATGCTGGGACCCTAAACATTCAGATCTTGTTGCTACTGCCTCTGGTGATAAGAGCGTTCGTCTCTGGGATGCTCGCA GTGGAAAATGCACACAGCAGGCAGAACTTAGTGGGGAGAATATAAACATCACCTACAGACCTGACGGGACTCATATAGCTGTTGGTAATAGG GACGATGAGCTTACCATTCTGGATGTCCGTAAGTTTAATAAATCCCTATACAAGCGCAAATTCTCATATGAG GTAAACGAGATTGCTTGGAACATGTCAGGAGATCTTTTCTTCTTGACTACTGGACTTG GTACTGTTGAAGTTCTCTCATATCCACTTGAGAAAATGCAAAATGATCTAAAACCAGTTGACACACTCACTGCCCACACAGCCGGGTGCTACTGCATTGCAATTGATCCTAAAGGAAG ATACTTTGCTGTTGGGAGTGCGGATTCCTTAGTCAGCCTTTGGGATATGTCAGACATGCTTTGTTTGAGAACATTTACAAAACTTGA CTCGCCAGTCAGGACAATAAGCTTCAATCATTCAGGAGAATACATTGCTTCAGCCAGTGAGGATCTATTTATAGATATT GCAAACGTCCAAACTGGGCGGACGGTGCATCAAATTCCATGTAGAGCTGCCATGAATAGCGTGGAGTGGAATCCCAAATACAACTTACTTGCATATGCAGGTGATGACAAGAGTGCCAAGTATTATGGC